Proteins from one Geothermobacter hydrogeniphilus genomic window:
- the murC gene encoding UDP-N-acetylmuramate--L-alanine ligase gives MYGKIRNIHFVGIGGIGMSGIAEVLLNLGYQVSGSDLRESESTRRLQSLGGQISFGHAAENIGEADVVVTSTAVHDDNVEVLEAQRRLIPVIPRAEMLAELMRMKYGVAVAGTHGKTTTTSMVATVLTRGGLDPTAVIGGRLDAFGSNAKLGRGKFLVAEADESDGSFMHLSPTIAVVTNIDADHLDFYSGLDEIKTIFVDFINKVPFYGLAVLCLDDANIQEIIPRVNKRFVTYGLATQADIYATDVEHKADATRFKVHDRNGLLGELSLRMPGRHNVLNALATVAVAMELGLSFKKIAEGFNGFGGVQRRFQILPSGGDIMVVDDYGHHPAEIRATLAAARSGWPDRRVIAVFQPHRYSRTRALFEDFTTAFYDADKLFVMDIYAAGEEPLTDVSAEALVAGISGHGHRDVTWCGDQEAVLTHLEDELEAGDLVITLGAGSIWQTARELARRLAR, from the coding sequence ATGTATGGCAAGATACGCAACATCCATTTCGTCGGCATCGGCGGTATCGGCATGAGCGGCATCGCCGAGGTGCTGCTCAATCTCGGCTACCAGGTTTCCGGGTCCGATCTCAGGGAGAGTGAATCCACTCGCAGGCTGCAAAGTCTCGGTGGACAGATCTCGTTCGGTCACGCGGCGGAAAATATCGGTGAAGCCGACGTCGTGGTGACCTCCACCGCGGTTCATGATGACAACGTCGAAGTGCTGGAAGCCCAGCGTCGCCTGATCCCGGTGATTCCCCGGGCCGAGATGCTGGCGGAACTGATGCGGATGAAATACGGCGTCGCCGTGGCCGGAACCCACGGCAAGACCACCACCACCAGCATGGTGGCGACGGTTCTGACCCGCGGCGGACTCGACCCGACCGCGGTCATCGGCGGTCGGCTGGACGCATTCGGATCCAATGCCAAGTTGGGACGGGGCAAGTTCCTGGTCGCCGAGGCGGATGAGTCGGACGGTTCGTTCATGCACCTCAGCCCGACCATCGCCGTGGTGACCAATATCGATGCCGATCATCTTGATTTTTACAGCGGTCTGGATGAAATCAAGACGATCTTCGTCGATTTTATCAACAAGGTTCCCTTTTACGGACTGGCCGTTCTCTGTCTCGATGATGCCAACATCCAGGAGATTATCCCGCGGGTCAACAAACGCTTCGTCACCTACGGACTGGCGACCCAGGCGGATATCTACGCCACCGATGTCGAGCATAAGGCCGACGCGACCCGCTTCAAGGTTCATGATCGCAACGGACTGCTGGGCGAGCTGTCGCTGCGGATGCCGGGACGGCACAATGTCCTCAATGCCCTGGCGACCGTGGCGGTGGCCATGGAACTGGGACTGTCATTCAAAAAGATTGCCGAAGGGTTCAACGGTTTCGGCGGTGTGCAGCGGCGGTTCCAGATTCTGCCGAGCGGCGGAGACATCATGGTGGTGGATGATTACGGGCATCACCCCGCAGAAATTCGCGCCACCCTGGCCGCGGCGCGGAGCGGATGGCCGGATCGCCGGGTGATAGCGGTTTTTCAGCCGCATCGCTACAGTCGTACCCGGGCCCTGTTCGAGGATTTCACCACCGCTTTCTACGATGCCGACAAGCTGTTTGTAATGGATATTTACGCGGCGGGTGAAGAACCGTTGACGGATGTTTCGGCCGAGGCCCTGGTTGCCGGCATCAGCGGCCACGGTCACCGGGATGTCACCTGGTGCGGGGATCAGGAGGCGGTGCTGACGCACCTGGAAGATGAACTTGAAGCGGGTGACCTGGTGATCACCCTCGGCGCCGGCAGTATCTGGCAGACGGCCAGGGAACTGGCGCGACGCCTGGCCCGATGA
- the murB gene encoding UDP-N-acetylmuramate dehydrogenase yields the protein MKNGLQQLFDNLSKSGGVLRRHEPLSRWTSWRVGGPADLFYQPENAEQLLSALKQAVRCGQPWTVIGAGSNLLVRDGGIRGLVIQTRRLDGLQIGADGHVVAECGLWLPLLVRRCVASGLAGLEELAGIPGTVGGALVTNAGAHGRSIGDCLRQVDLFNAGRCETWSAAEVGCVYRGSNIGPGQLVLRVALQLQQGERTQLQNRVDALLTARRRSQAVGGANAGSVFKNPPGEAAWKLIDAAGLRGLAVGPAQVSPRHANFIVNRGGAGAGQILELIGLVREKVRTCCGVELETEVKVVGEDNPDRPAEE from the coding sequence ATGAAAAACGGGCTGCAACAGCTCTTTGACAACCTCAGCAAGTCGGGCGGGGTGCTGCGTCGCCACGAACCGCTCAGTCGCTGGACCAGTTGGCGGGTCGGCGGACCGGCGGACCTCTTTTATCAGCCGGAGAATGCGGAGCAGCTGCTTTCGGCTCTGAAACAGGCGGTTCGATGTGGTCAGCCCTGGACGGTGATCGGCGCCGGCAGCAATCTGCTGGTACGCGATGGCGGTATTCGCGGACTGGTCATCCAGACCCGCCGCCTGGACGGTCTGCAGATCGGCGCTGATGGTCATGTTGTGGCCGAGTGCGGGTTGTGGCTGCCGCTGCTGGTACGGCGCTGCGTTGCTTCCGGCCTGGCCGGGCTGGAGGAACTGGCCGGAATTCCCGGTACTGTCGGCGGCGCCCTGGTGACCAATGCCGGGGCCCATGGCCGGAGCATCGGCGACTGTCTGCGGCAGGTGGACCTGTTCAATGCCGGTCGATGTGAGACCTGGAGCGCCGCGGAGGTCGGATGCGTGTATCGCGGATCCAATATCGGTCCCGGGCAGTTGGTGTTGCGGGTTGCCCTGCAACTGCAGCAGGGGGAGCGGACACAGTTGCAGAACCGGGTTGACGCATTGCTGACGGCCAGGCGTCGTTCTCAGGCGGTCGGTGGAGCCAACGCCGGTTCGGTGTTCAAGAACCCGCCGGGAGAGGCGGCCTGGAAGCTGATTGATGCCGCCGGATTGCGCGGCCTGGCCGTCGGGCCGGCCCAGGTTTCACCGCGACATGCCAATTTTATCGTCAATCGCGGCGGTGCCGGTGCCGGGCAGATACTCGAGCTGATCGGGCTGGTACGGGAAAAAGTCAGAACTTGCTGTGGAGTGGAACTGGAAACCGAAGTGAAGGTGGTCGGTGAAGACAACCCGGACCGCCCGGCGGAGGAATAG
- a CDS encoding D-alanine--D-alanine ligase, which produces MSQQQIRNATIGILYGGLSAEREISLRTGKAVEKALTGLGYRTVGIDAGRDLAAQLRQAGVEVAFIALHGRYGEDGTVQGMLELMGIPYTGSGVLASALAMDKVATKKILLHHELPTPGFAVLTAGEDRSSLLERCRHFPLVVKPSREGSTIGISIVHDREELQAGLDEALKCDSLVLVEDYIEGLEVTVSVLCDQVLPIIQIVPKDGFYDYNAKYTAGQTEYLLPAPLPAVLYERLQQVSLRACRALGCRGAARVDFMVREREFYCLEVNTIPGMTETSLLPKAAAEAGLDFAELVERMLLDAGLNR; this is translated from the coding sequence TTGAGTCAACAACAGATACGCAACGCCACGATCGGCATTCTCTATGGAGGGCTTTCCGCTGAGCGGGAGATTTCCCTGCGGACCGGGAAGGCGGTTGAGAAGGCGTTGACCGGGCTCGGCTACCGGACTGTCGGCATCGATGCCGGGCGTGACCTCGCCGCCCAGTTGCGGCAGGCCGGGGTCGAGGTCGCCTTTATCGCCCTGCACGGGCGCTATGGCGAGGACGGCACGGTGCAGGGGATGCTGGAGCTGATGGGCATTCCCTACACCGGCAGCGGGGTTCTGGCCTCGGCTCTGGCGATGGACAAGGTGGCGACCAAGAAAATCCTCCTCCACCACGAGCTGCCGACGCCGGGTTTCGCGGTGTTGACTGCCGGTGAAGATCGGAGTTCGCTGCTTGAGCGCTGCCGCCATTTTCCGCTGGTGGTCAAGCCGTCCCGCGAGGGTTCGACCATCGGCATCAGCATTGTCCATGACCGGGAAGAGCTGCAGGCCGGGCTGGATGAAGCCTTGAAATGCGATTCGCTGGTGCTGGTCGAGGATTACATCGAGGGCCTGGAGGTGACCGTCAGCGTATTGTGCGATCAGGTGCTGCCGATCATCCAGATCGTCCCGAAGGACGGGTTCTACGATTACAACGCCAAGTACACCGCCGGGCAGACCGAATACCTGCTGCCGGCGCCCCTGCCGGCGGTCCTCTACGAACGTCTGCAGCAGGTGTCGCTGCGGGCCTGTCGGGCGCTCGGCTGCCGCGGTGCGGCGCGGGTCGATTTCATGGTGCGCGAGCGGGAGTTCTATTGTCTTGAAGTGAACACCATTCCGGGAATGACCGAGACCAGCCTGCTGCCGAAGGCGGCGGCCGAAGCGGGGCTGGATTTCGCCGAACTGGTCGAACGGATGCTGCTCGATGCCGGATTGAATAGGTAG
- a CDS encoding cell division protein FtsQ/DivIB: MRDFKSPAVKKKTRGNRRKQQKKQRNWRKLLRRAMRSLVFFCSAALVVGGGLLASRLLLDWGYFKVETIRVEHQQRVSKEAILELSNIRPGVSIFSLDLERIGQKIEENPWIATASVKRIFPRDVVIDVVERTPAAVLSLGYLYYVDWDGEIFKLLDAEDRLDFPVISGVSKEDLLKRPRQTREKLREVMQLLREIETRQGFNLDDLSEIHLSDSEGIELMTYVGGVPIRLGFGHYAAKLDRLEKIYKELQPKLMALKSIDLNVADRVIVRVATNMTVGKG, from the coding sequence ATGCGCGATTTCAAGTCGCCGGCTGTGAAAAAAAAGACCCGGGGCAACCGGCGCAAGCAGCAGAAGAAACAGCGCAACTGGCGCAAGCTGCTGCGGCGGGCGATGCGGTCGCTGGTTTTTTTCTGCAGTGCCGCGCTGGTGGTCGGTGGTGGTCTTCTGGCATCCCGCCTCTTGCTTGACTGGGGCTATTTCAAGGTGGAAACCATCCGCGTCGAGCATCAGCAGCGGGTCTCGAAGGAAGCGATCCTGGAACTGTCGAATATCCGACCCGGGGTGTCGATCTTCTCCCTTGACCTGGAACGAATCGGTCAGAAGATCGAGGAAAACCCCTGGATCGCGACCGCCAGCGTGAAACGTATTTTCCCGCGTGACGTGGTGATCGATGTCGTCGAGCGGACTCCGGCGGCGGTCCTGAGCCTGGGGTATCTCTACTACGTGGATTGGGATGGGGAAATTTTCAAATTGCTGGACGCCGAGGACCGACTCGATTTTCCGGTGATCAGCGGGGTCTCCAAGGAGGATCTGCTGAAACGTCCGCGCCAGACCCGTGAGAAGCTGCGGGAGGTGATGCAGTTGCTGCGGGAAATCGAGACCCGGCAGGGATTCAACCTGGATGACCTGTCGGAAATTCACCTCAGCGACAGTGAGGGCATCGAGCTGATGACCTATGTCGGCGGGGTGCCGATTCGCCTGGGATTCGGTCATTATGCCGCGAAGCTTGATCGGCTGGAAAAGATCTACAAGGAACTGCAGCCAAAACTGATGGCTCTTAAATCGATCGATCTGAATGTTGCCGACCGGGTGATTGTTCGGGTCGCGACGAACATGACGGTTGGGAAGGGTTAG
- the ftsA gene encoding cell division protein FtsA — protein MSTKRENLIVGLDIGTTKICAIVGSATEEGLDIVGIGTAPSKGLRKGVVINIESTVEAIRKALQEAELMAGCEIKSVFAGIAGGHIKGLNSQGVIAVKNREVTQEDIRRVIDAAKAIAIPMDREVIHILPQEFIIDDQDGIKEPLGMSGVRLEAKVHIVTGAVASAQNIIKSCQRSGVDVADIALEQLASSEAVLSPDEKELGVAMVDIGGGTTDVAIFSEGAIKHTAVLSLGGNHLTNDIAVGLRTPMAEAEMIKQKYGCCLAAMIGKDETIEVPSVGGREPRVLSRQLLAEILEPRVEEIFSLVNREIVRSGFEDMIASGVVLTGGSVILPGMPELAEQIFNLPVRRGVPQGIGGLIDVVNSPIYATGVGLVKYGSRNLQTKNFSIGQENIFDKVIRRMKDWFGEFF, from the coding sequence ATGAGTACAAAACGTGAAAATCTGATTGTCGGTCTCGATATCGGCACCACCAAGATCTGCGCCATTGTCGGCAGCGCCACCGAAGAAGGGCTCGATATCGTCGGTATCGGCACGGCGCCGTCGAAAGGTCTGCGCAAAGGGGTGGTGATCAATATCGAGAGCACCGTCGAGGCGATCCGCAAGGCGCTGCAGGAGGCGGAACTGATGGCCGGCTGTGAAATCAAGTCGGTTTTCGCCGGCATCGCCGGCGGGCACATCAAGGGCCTCAATTCGCAGGGGGTGATCGCGGTCAAGAACCGCGAGGTGACCCAGGAGGATATCCGCCGGGTGATTGACGCCGCCAAGGCGATCGCCATCCCCATGGATCGCGAGGTGATTCACATCCTGCCCCAGGAATTCATCATCGACGACCAGGACGGCATCAAGGAGCCGCTCGGCATGAGCGGCGTGCGGCTGGAAGCCAAGGTCCATATCGTCACCGGGGCGGTGGCCAGTGCCCAGAACATCATCAAGAGCTGCCAGCGTTCGGGGGTGGATGTCGCCGACATCGCCCTGGAGCAGCTGGCATCGAGCGAAGCGGTGCTCTCTCCCGATGAAAAGGAGCTGGGCGTGGCGATGGTCGATATCGGCGGCGGCACCACCGACGTGGCGATCTTCTCGGAAGGGGCGATCAAGCATACCGCGGTGCTGTCCCTCGGCGGCAACCACCTGACCAATGACATCGCCGTCGGATTGCGGACGCCGATGGCGGAAGCGGAGATGATCAAGCAGAAATACGGCTGCTGCCTGGCGGCGATGATCGGCAAGGACGAGACCATCGAGGTGCCTTCGGTCGGTGGCCGCGAGCCGCGGGTTCTGTCCCGGCAACTGCTGGCCGAGATTCTTGAACCGCGGGTGGAGGAAATCTTCTCGCTGGTTAATCGGGAGATTGTCCGCAGCGGATTCGAGGACATGATCGCTTCGGGCGTGGTCCTGACCGGCGGCAGCGTGATCCTGCCGGGGATGCCGGAGCTGGCGGAGCAGATTTTCAACCTGCCGGTACGGCGCGGAGTCCCGCAGGGAATCGGTGGTCTGATCGACGTGGTCAATTCACCGATCTACGCCACCGGTGTCGGGCTGGTGAAATATGGCAGCCGTAACCTGCAGACGAAGAATTTCAGTATCGGTCAGGAAAATATTTTCGACAAGGTCATCCGTCGGATGAAGGACTGGTTCGGCGAGTTTTTCTGA
- the ftsZ gene encoding cell division protein FtsZ, translated as MFEFDETMDQGARIKVIGVGGGGGNAVNTMIASGVAGVDFVTANTDAQALRASKSPMKVQLGGKLTKGLGAGANPEVGREAALEDRARLAELLEGADMVFIAAGLGGGTGTGAAPVIAEVAREVGALTVGVVTKPFSHEGKQRMARAEEGVNALKEVVDSLILIPNDRLIGLAGKNMSILDAFKPADDVLRQAVQGISDLITTHGMINVDFADVKAAMSERGMAMMGIGVGSGEKRAAEAAQAAISSPLLEEIDISGAKGVLVNITGSASMTMEDFEEVSRIVHEKVHDEANIFIGLVINEEMGDAIKVTAIATGFGDSFEQAQRGSEILKTNAVAPVSKVDRDLPTFIRRRQMENPRAFAGGMSEEDEYDIPTFLRKRVD; from the coding sequence ATGTTTGAATTTGATGAAACGATGGACCAGGGTGCACGGATCAAGGTCATCGGAGTCGGAGGCGGGGGCGGCAATGCCGTCAACACCATGATCGCGTCCGGTGTCGCGGGAGTCGATTTTGTGACCGCCAATACGGACGCCCAGGCGCTGCGGGCCAGCAAGTCGCCGATGAAGGTGCAGCTCGGCGGCAAGCTGACCAAGGGGCTCGGTGCCGGTGCTAATCCGGAGGTCGGTCGCGAGGCCGCCCTCGAGGACCGGGCGCGGCTGGCGGAACTGCTCGAAGGGGCCGACATGGTGTTCATCGCCGCCGGGCTCGGCGGCGGTACCGGGACCGGGGCTGCGCCGGTGATCGCCGAGGTGGCGCGCGAGGTCGGCGCGTTGACCGTCGGGGTGGTGACCAAGCCCTTCAGCCACGAGGGCAAGCAGCGCATGGCCAGGGCCGAAGAGGGCGTTAATGCGCTCAAGGAAGTGGTCGATTCACTGATCCTGATCCCCAACGACCGGCTGATCGGGCTGGCGGGCAAGAATATGAGCATCCTCGACGCCTTCAAGCCGGCCGATGACGTGCTGCGCCAGGCGGTGCAGGGGATTTCCGACCTGATCACCACCCACGGCATGATCAACGTTGACTTTGCCGATGTCAAGGCGGCGATGAGCGAACGCGGCATGGCGATGATGGGCATCGGCGTCGGTTCCGGCGAAAAACGGGCCGCCGAGGCTGCCCAGGCGGCGATTTCCAGCCCGCTGCTGGAGGAGATCGACATCTCCGGCGCCAAGGGTGTGCTGGTCAACATCACCGGTTCCGCCAGTATGACCATGGAGGATTTCGAGGAAGTTTCGCGGATCGTGCATGAAAAGGTTCACGATGAGGCCAACATCTTCATCGGCCTGGTGATCAACGAGGAGATGGGCGATGCCATCAAGGTGACCGCCATCGCCACCGGATTCGGCGATTCCTTCGAGCAGGCGCAGCGCGGCAGCGAGATCCTCAAGACCAATGCCGTTGCTCCGGTGAGCAAGGTCGATCGTGATCTGCCGACCTTCATTCGCCGGCGGCAGATGGAAAATCCGCGGGCCTTTGCCGGGGGGATGAGCGAGGAGGATGAGTATGATATTCCGACATTCCTCCGCAAACGCGTCGATTAG
- a CDS encoding radical SAM protein, protein MASPRLIEKARRRLTVETGVRSNPWGGRLSVALVFPNTYHQAMSNLGFLTVYRLLNSRDDTLAERFFLPDPEDLKEHQRTKTPLFSLESGRPLSDFDLVAFSISFENDFLNLPVLFELGRLPLMRAQRNAWHPLVICGGVCAFLNPEPLADIIDLFVVGEGEVILPALLEGLLATEGMDRPELLGRLAKVQGCYVPSAYVVEAMPDGNLIAGPPLGDAPQRVRRQWLADLDASPTGSDILTEETEFSDMYLAEVSRGCSRGCRFCAAGYIYLPPRERGLSSLTDQVETGLCQRRRIGLVGAAVSDYSQLEALNAEILNREGEISVASLRIDSLTAAEVEALKAAGHRTLALAPEAGSQRMRDLINKQLSRDQILAAVDLLGEKGILNLKLYFLIGLPGETHADIEEMVDLVVEIRDRWLAHGRSLGRIGNLLLSVNPFIPKPSTPFQWAPMAEMRVLKRTLKYLQQQIGRLPNTELHHESLRAARLQGALARGDRRFGQLLPELAAGKSLESCCADVGLDLAGMLHRQRPEKTRFPWEILDIGVSRDYLWREYRRALDGLKTPPCRPGCRRCGICH, encoded by the coding sequence ATGGCTTCACCACGACTGATTGAAAAGGCCAGGCGGCGTCTGACGGTCGAAACCGGGGTGCGTTCCAACCCCTGGGGCGGGCGGTTGAGCGTCGCGCTGGTATTCCCCAATACCTATCACCAGGCGATGAGCAACCTCGGGTTTCTGACCGTCTATCGCCTGCTCAACAGCCGCGACGACACCCTGGCGGAGCGTTTTTTTCTGCCCGATCCGGAGGATCTCAAGGAGCATCAGCGGACGAAGACGCCGCTTTTTTCTCTCGAATCGGGACGGCCGCTGAGTGATTTCGACCTGGTGGCGTTTTCGATTTCCTTTGAAAACGATTTCCTCAACCTGCCGGTTCTGTTCGAACTGGGCCGCCTGCCGCTGATGCGTGCACAGCGCAACGCCTGGCACCCGCTGGTGATCTGCGGCGGGGTCTGTGCTTTTCTCAATCCGGAGCCGCTGGCCGACATCATCGACCTGTTCGTGGTCGGGGAAGGGGAGGTGATTCTCCCCGCGCTTCTGGAGGGTCTGCTCGCAACGGAAGGAATGGATCGACCCGAGCTGCTTGGTCGTCTGGCCAAGGTTCAGGGGTGCTATGTTCCGTCTGCCTATGTCGTGGAAGCCATGCCGGATGGGAACCTGATCGCCGGGCCTCCCCTTGGGGATGCTCCGCAGCGGGTTCGACGGCAATGGCTGGCTGATCTCGACGCGTCACCGACCGGATCGGACATCCTGACTGAGGAGACCGAGTTCAGTGACATGTACCTGGCCGAAGTTTCCCGCGGCTGCAGCCGCGGCTGCAGGTTCTGCGCCGCGGGTTATATCTATCTGCCGCCCCGCGAACGGGGGTTGAGCAGTCTCACCGATCAGGTGGAAACGGGACTCTGTCAGCGACGGCGCATCGGTCTGGTCGGGGCGGCGGTTTCCGATTATTCACAGCTTGAGGCCCTGAATGCCGAAATTCTCAACCGGGAAGGAGAAATATCGGTCGCCAGCCTGCGTATCGATTCTCTCACCGCGGCTGAAGTGGAGGCCCTTAAAGCCGCCGGACACCGGACCCTGGCACTGGCTCCCGAAGCGGGCAGCCAGCGGATGCGTGACCTGATCAACAAGCAGTTGTCGCGCGATCAGATCCTGGCGGCCGTCGACCTGCTCGGTGAAAAAGGAATTCTGAATCTGAAGCTCTATTTTCTTATCGGGCTTCCGGGAGAAACGCATGCCGATATCGAAGAAATGGTCGACCTGGTGGTGGAGATTCGGGACCGCTGGCTGGCGCACGGCCGTTCTCTCGGGAGGATCGGCAATCTGCTGCTCTCGGTCAATCCTTTTATCCCGAAACCCTCCACACCGTTTCAGTGGGCCCCGATGGCGGAGATGCGGGTTTTGAAAAGAACCTTGAAATATCTTCAGCAGCAGATCGGGCGGTTGCCCAATACCGAACTGCATCATGAATCCCTGCGTGCGGCGCGCCTGCAGGGAGCCCTTGCTCGCGGCGACCGTCGATTCGGTCAGCTGTTGCCGGAACTCGCCGCTGGAAAATCGCTGGAGTCCTGTTGTGCCGACGTCGGCCTGGATCTGGCCGGAATGCTCCATCGACAGCGCCCGGAAAAGACACGTTTCCCCTGGGAGATTCTCGATATCGGCGTCTCTCGCGACTACCTGTGGCGGGAATACCGGCGTGCCCTTGATGGTCTCAAAACCCCGCCCTGCCGTCCCGGTTGCCGGCGCTGCGGCATCTGTCATTGA